A window from Spirochaetota bacterium encodes these proteins:
- a CDS encoding superoxide dismutase: protein MKTYTLPDLPYSFSALEPHIDARTMEIHHGKHHGTYVTKLNAALEKHPELFDEPLERLIADLSGVPEDIRADMRNNGGGHLNHSLFWKILAPDGGGAPVGDLSTSLIKRFSSVDSFKKDLEAAALQRFGSGWAWLSLNSVGELVVHSTPNQDSPLMERLVPVIGLDVWEHAYYLSYQNRRADYINAFWNIINWRQADINYREALNTIAALNPSVSVRRAS from the coding sequence ATGAAGACATATACATTGCCGGATTTGCCCTATTCATTCAGCGCCCTGGAACCCCATATCGACGCGAGGACCATGGAGATCCACCATGGCAAGCACCATGGGACCTACGTGACAAAGCTGAATGCCGCCCTGGAAAAGCACCCTGAGCTCTTTGACGAGCCCCTGGAGCGCCTCATCGCGGACCTCTCAGGCGTCCCGGAGGACATCCGCGCCGATATGAGAAACAACGGCGGCGGCCATCTCAACCACTCCCTGTTCTGGAAGATACTGGCCCCGGACGGGGGAGGGGCCCCGGTGGGAGACCTGTCCACGTCGCTAATAAAGAGATTCAGTTCCGTTGATTCCTTCAAGAAGGACCTGGAAGCCGCGGCTTTACAGCGCTTCGGCTCCGGCTGGGCCTGGCTCTCGCTGAACAGCGTCGGCGAACTGGTGGTCCATTCAACGCCGAACCAGGACAGCCCCCTCATGGAGAGACTGGTGCCGGTCATCGGCCTTGACGTGTGGGAGCACGCCTACTATCTCTCCTACCAGAACAGGCGCGCCGATTACATCAACGCCTTCTGGAACATCATCAACTGGAGGCAGGCGGATATCAACTACCGGGAGGCATTGAATACGATCGCTGCATTGAATCCTTCCGTGTCGGTACGGAGAGCGTCCTGA
- a CDS encoding helix-turn-helix domain-containing protein codes for MIPFMHIGMAFALFTIIYFLTRRPLKLKDIIASLFLFFLALPMAIKVFSRETAGLTTPEMMLSIGSYPYLYGPFLYLYTKFEISEKPVFRKKYLLHFLPFIIAMLVALFVPGLNRQAQAVNLKNSAANKEQLNKMASQAQPKKVIGPKMSRQRAGGGDMTPPPGDDGGRMPPPDHSRINMMPPPGHDHGRMPPPRPGEPGGPPDGKFRPGDHGPDGPPPLEPVPPEMAFDSMAAVQIPGAITVLYFIGYSVIVIVMLRKHRKNISEYFSYDSYKVNLKWLRWITICFVAAYSFVFLSMQLKPELFTHPYLDPRMTPDIALAFFIFAFSFFSIKQPVIFVSPGQEEKNGPGQEEKPGGPGETAAPGSGNGDEDKSEQKERRYEKSGLKESDARKYLDALERYMNEEKPYLDSELTIVTVSEKLGIPRHYLTQVINEHLNKNFFVYINEYRVNEAKQKMSDETYRDHTILRIAYDSGFNSKSGFNIIFKKHTGFTPTEFRNNCGL; via the coding sequence ATGATTCCATTCATGCATATCGGAATGGCCTTTGCCCTGTTCACGATAATATATTTTTTGACCAGGCGGCCCCTCAAGCTGAAAGATATCATCGCGTCGCTGTTTCTTTTCTTTCTCGCCCTTCCCATGGCGATCAAGGTCTTTTCCAGGGAAACGGCAGGCCTCACCACGCCGGAAATGATGCTGTCCATCGGCAGTTATCCGTACCTGTACGGGCCCTTCCTGTACCTCTATACGAAATTCGAGATAAGCGAAAAGCCGGTTTTCAGGAAAAAATACCTGCTCCATTTTTTACCCTTCATCATCGCGATGCTTGTCGCCCTTTTCGTTCCGGGGCTGAACCGGCAGGCCCAGGCCGTAAATCTGAAGAATAGCGCCGCCAATAAAGAACAGCTGAACAAAATGGCCTCGCAGGCGCAGCCGAAGAAAGTGATCGGACCTAAGATGTCCCGGCAGAGGGCAGGGGGCGGGGATATGACTCCTCCTCCCGGCGACGACGGTGGAAGAATGCCGCCCCCGGACCACTCCAGGATAAACATGATGCCGCCTCCGGGCCATGACCACGGGCGAATGCCGCCGCCGCGGCCTGGCGAGCCCGGCGGTCCTCCCGACGGAAAGTTCCGGCCGGGGGACCACGGCCCCGACGGACCTCCTCCCCTGGAGCCGGTGCCGCCCGAAATGGCCTTTGACTCCATGGCGGCCGTGCAGATACCGGGCGCCATAACGGTGCTCTACTTCATCGGTTACAGCGTCATAGTGATAGTGATGCTGCGGAAACACAGGAAAAACATTTCCGAGTACTTTTCCTATGATTCGTACAAGGTGAACCTCAAGTGGCTCCGGTGGATAACCATATGCTTTGTCGCGGCTTACTCCTTCGTGTTCCTTTCAATGCAGCTGAAGCCCGAGCTGTTCACCCATCCGTACCTGGACCCGAGGATGACGCCGGACATAGCCCTGGCCTTTTTCATTTTCGCCTTCAGCTTCTTTTCCATAAAGCAGCCGGTCATTTTCGTCAGTCCGGGCCAGGAAGAAAAGAACGGTCCCGGACAGGAAGAAAAACCGGGGGGCCCCGGGGAGACGGCGGCGCCCGGTAGCGGCAATGGCGATGAGGACAAATCCGAACAGAAGGAGCGCAGGTACGAGAAATCCGGTCTGAAGGAAAGCGACGCCAGGAAATACCTGGACGCTCTCGAACGCTATATGAATGAAGAAAAGCCCTATCTTGACAGCGAGCTGACCATCGTCACGGTCTCGGAGAAGCTCGGCATTCCGAGGCATTACCTCACCCAGGTAATTAACGAGCACTTGAATAAGAATTTCTTCGTGTACATAAACGAATACAGGGTCAACGAGGCCAAGCAGAAGATGTCGGACGAGACGTACAGGGACCACACCATCCTCAGGATAGCCTATGATTCCGGGTTCAACTCCAAGTCCGGTTTCAATATCATCTTTAAAAAGCATACGGGCTTTACCCCCACCGAATTCAGGAACAATTGCGGATTGTAA
- a CDS encoding phosphomannose isomerase type II C-terminal cupin domain — MDINDSHRPWGYFENLTDANNHKVKRITVFPGKRLSLQSHERRAEHWYVVEGTALFTCNDSVLELRPGHAVDIGRGDRHRIENIGAKNLVFIEIQTGDYFGEDDIIRYEDDFGRVRA, encoded by the coding sequence TTGGATATCAACGACTCACATCGTCCGTGGGGGTATTTTGAAAACCTCACTGACGCCAACAACCATAAAGTGAAACGAATAACCGTATTTCCGGGAAAGCGGCTGAGCCTGCAGAGCCATGAGCGCCGGGCCGAGCACTGGTATGTCGTGGAAGGCACGGCCCTGTTCACCTGCAACGATTCGGTCCTGGAGCTGCGGCCGGGCCACGCGGTCGACATAGGCCGCGGCGACCGGCACCGCATCGAGAATATCGGCGCGAAGAACCTCGTGTTCATTGAAATTCAAACGGGCGACTATTTCGGAGAGGATGACATTATCCGTTACGAAGACGATTTCGGCAGGGTCCGCGCGTAA
- a CDS encoding ATP-binding cassette domain-containing protein, which yields MITVQGITKQFGDIRAVNNISFTIRDGEITGLLGPNGAGKTTTLRMLTCYLKPDSGAISIGRYNVDDSPVEVRKIIGYLPESAPVYGDMLAYDYLAYIAEVRGIRDENRIAEIADLCGINEVMHQGVGELSKGYKQRLGLAQSMIHDPDILILDEPTSGLDPNQIIEIRNLIREIGKKKTVILSTHILPEVEATCDRVIIIDHGAIVADDRTENLQSMSGDERLVLVGVSGTDFRTLSGEISKLPGVTRVEEVPGGELVSARVTTGGTADLRPEIFRLAAAKSWTLYELTQEQRSLERVFRDLTGGGVK from the coding sequence ATGATAACCGTACAGGGTATTACGAAACAGTTTGGGGATATAAGGGCGGTCAATAATATCTCCTTCACCATCAGGGACGGGGAGATAACCGGCCTCCTGGGGCCCAACGGCGCCGGCAAGACCACGACGCTTCGGATGCTGACCTGCTACCTGAAGCCGGACAGCGGCGCCATATCCATCGGCAGGTACAACGTGGACGACAGTCCTGTCGAGGTGAGGAAGATCATCGGGTACCTGCCCGAGTCCGCGCCGGTCTACGGCGACATGCTGGCCTACGATTACCTCGCCTACATCGCCGAAGTGCGGGGCATCAGGGACGAAAACCGGATCGCCGAGATCGCGGACCTCTGCGGGATCAACGAGGTGATGCACCAGGGCGTCGGCGAGCTCTCCAAGGGCTACAAGCAGCGACTCGGCCTGGCCCAGTCTATGATCCACGACCCGGACATCCTCATCCTGGACGAGCCGACCAGCGGCCTTGACCCGAACCAGATCATCGAGATACGCAATCTCATCAGGGAGATCGGCAAGAAAAAGACCGTCATCCTCTCCACGCACATACTCCCGGAAGTGGAAGCGACCTGCGACCGGGTGATCATCATCGACCACGGCGCCATTGTCGCCGACGACCGGACCGAGAACCTCCAGAGCATGTCCGGGGACGAACGGCTCGTCCTCGTCGGCGTCTCCGGAACCGATTTCCGGACCCTGTCCGGCGAAATTTCGAAGCTTCCCGGCGTCACCCGCGTGGAGGAGGTCCCCGGGGGCGAACTGGTTTCGGCCCGGGTGACGACCGGCGGCACCGCGGACCTCAGGCCGGAGATCTTCAGGCTGGCGGCCGCGAAGAGCTGGACCCTCTATGAGCTGACACAGGAACAGCGGAGCCTGGAGCGCGTGTTCAGGGACCTGACCGGAGGAGGAGTGAAATGA
- a CDS encoding ABC transporter permease subunit yields the protein MVYLHEPLAIMKKELMTYFYTPIAYIVITAFLIVTGFFFFKDFFYFNQAEMRGFFQFLPLVLTLVVPAITMRLFAEEIHSGTIETLMTLPVTTAEAVVGKFLAATAFVSIMLAPTLVYLVTIVIVGSPDPGPIIGGYLGSILLAGAYSSVGILTSSLGRNQIVAFIGGLAACFFLWLIDKITIFLPAKLAFIEFLGTDYHFRNISRGIIDSRDIIYFLSIIVISILLTTKILDDRR from the coding sequence ATGGTCTACCTCCATGAGCCCCTGGCCATCATGAAAAAGGAGCTCATGACCTATTTTTACACGCCCATTGCCTACATCGTCATCACGGCCTTCCTGATCGTGACCGGTTTTTTCTTCTTTAAAGATTTCTTTTATTTCAACCAGGCGGAGATGCGGGGCTTCTTCCAGTTCCTGCCCCTGGTGCTCACCCTGGTGGTGCCCGCCATCACCATGCGCCTCTTCGCGGAGGAGATCCACAGCGGGACCATCGAGACCCTCATGACCCTCCCGGTGACCACGGCCGAGGCCGTGGTGGGGAAGTTCCTTGCCGCGACCGCCTTCGTGTCCATCATGCTGGCGCCCACGCTGGTCTACCTCGTCACCATCGTCATCGTGGGATCGCCTGACCCGGGCCCCATCATCGGCGGCTACCTGGGGTCGATCCTCCTGGCCGGGGCTTATTCTTCTGTGGGGATATTAACCTCGTCCCTCGGCCGGAACCAGATCGTCGCCTTCATCGGCGGCCTGGCCGCGTGCTTCTTCCTCTGGCTCATCGACAAAATCACCATTTTCCTGCCGGCGAAGCTGGCCTTCATCGAGTTCCTGGGGACGGACTATCACTTCAGGAACATTTCTCGGGGGATCATCGATTCGCGGGACATCATTTATTTCCTGTCCATCATCGTCATATCGATCCTCCTGACGACCAAAATCCTTGATGACCGGAGATAG